The genomic segment AACCTCCCCCACCAAGGGCCAGACTACACGGATAATATCTCATCCCGCTCACCCTTTCATCCATATTTTATCTTTAATCTATTTTATGAACAGATAAAGCAGAACGTACTTAGACAAAAAATACCTTCCCTGAATTATCTCAAGGAAGGTACAATATCCTATAAATGATTAAACTACAAAAAGCTAATTTTTCACTTCAAAAGAAATTTTTCGAACCATCTAAAGTTCGATTTCAGTCGAAATAAGGCACACTAATCAATGGACCCTCCTGGCCCTTGATTAGCTCATCACATCCTGTGATGAGACCTTATTTCGACTGAAATCTCACTAAGATGGTTTTATGGCGTTCAAAATTAGCTTTTTGCAGTTTAATCATAAATAAATTTTACTTTACTTCCTCTAAATAAGCTTCATAGCCTATCCTTTCTAACTTCCTGGCTTTTTCATTCACCTTAGCCTTCATCTCTTCTTTATAACACTCAATAGCCTCTCTTATCTTCAAATTCCCGGTACCGATCATTTGTGCTGCCAGAATTCCAGCATTAAAAGCACCATTCAGCGCTACCACCGCAACAGGTACACCCTTCGGCATCTGTACCATAGAATAGAGAGAATCAGCACCACCTAAAGAAGATGTGAGAATTGGAACACCGATGACGGGGAGTGGAGTATAGGCGGCCAGTACACCCGCCAGATGAGCAGCTTTTCCGGCTCCGGCAATGATCACTTTAATCCCCCGTTCTGCAGCAGTCCGGGCATATTCCTCTGCCCGCTCTGGAGTACGGTGAGCTGAAATAATAGTCATTTCATAGCTCAAACCCAGTTCTTCTAAAATTACTGCCGCATCTTTCATAATAGGTAAGTCAGAATCACTACCCATGACAATTCCTACCAGAGGTTTTTCCATAACTTAAAATCCCCCTCATAAATTATTTACAGCTTTATCTCCAATATCCCGCCGATAATGTTGACCCTCAAAAGAAATCCTTTTTACCACATCATATGCTTTTTTCTTAGCATCAGCAAAATCTTTACCCAAAGCAGTCACTCCTAATACCCTTCCTCCATTGGTCAGCCACTTTCCATCAACATATTTTGTTCCGGCATGAAAAATGATCACATCTTCATCTTGAACCTGGCCTTTCTGATCTAGACCGTAAATTAATTTACCTTTCTCATAAGCCAGGGGATAACCTCCAGAAGCCAGTATCACTGTCAATGCTTTATTCTCTTTCCAGGTCAATTCTAGATCAGCCAATTTCCCATCAATTACAGCCTCCATTACTTCAATCAGATCATTTTTAAGCCGTGGTAAAATAACCTGGGTTTCAGGATCACCAAAACGAGCATTAAATTCCAATACCTTCGGTCCTTCCTCTGTTAACATCAAGCCAGCATATAAAACCCCCCGATATATAATCCCCTCTTTGGCTAGAGCAGAAATAGTGGGCTCTAATATTTCTGATTTAATCCTGGTAACCAGGTTATCATCTACCAGATGAGAAGGTGAAAATGCTCCCATTCCTCCTGTATTAGGGCCTTTATCCCCATCATAAACTGCTTTATGATCATGGACAGGGGTCATAGGTAAAACCGCACTGCCATCGGTTAGAGCTAAAAGAGAAACTTCTACACCTTGAAGGAACTCTTCTATAACAACCTTTTTACCGGCCTCAGCAAACTTTTCATCTTCCATCAGCTCTTCTACCGCACGTAAAGCTGTCTCTAAATCACGAGCAACTACCACACCTTTACCTGCCGCCAGACCATCTGCCTTAATCACTATTGGAGTTCCCTTTTTTTTAATATAAGCTTTTGCCTCCCCCGGATCTGTAAAGACCTGATAAGTAGCTGTAGGAATCCCATATTTTTGCATTAAATTTTTGGCAAAGGATTTGCTTCCTTCTAACCGAGCTGCCGCCTTAGACGGACCAAAAATTCTCAATCCGGCTTTCTCAAAACAATCTACAATTCCCAGCGCCAGCGGTACCTCAGGGCCAACAACTGTCAAATCAATTTGCTCCTTTCTGGCCCATTCTACTAAACCATCCAGATCATCAACAGGCAGAGGAACCAACTCTGCCATCCTGCCAATCCCTCCATTACCGGGAGCACAGTAAATCCGGGTAGTTTTCGGACTTTGGGCCAGTTTCCAGACCAGAGCGTGTTCGCGACCTCCACTACCAATAACCAAAATCTTCATTTATAGCCCCCCTGTCACTTTACAAAATACATTACACAAATTATAGTATCAAACCATAGATATAATGTCAATATTTAACCGAATAATATTAGTCTGTTTTATAATAATGTTCGTTTTCCTGTTTCATAACTTATATTAGACTTTACTGCAAAAAGCTAATTTTGAGCGACATAGAAATTTTTCGCCAAATCATCTTAGCAAGATTTCCGACGAAATAAGACCTCATCACAGGAGGTGATGAGCTAATCAAGGGCCAGGAGGGCTCTTTGATTAGAAAGCCTTATTTCGTCGGAAATCGAGTTTTAGATGATTCGAAAAATTTCTCAAGAAGCGAAAAATTAGCTTTTTGCAGTATAATCATCATATTAAAAAAAAGAACCCACCTATTATAGCAGGTTCTTTTTACCATAGTATATTTTAAAAACTACATACATCTGCAACTTAACCACCTATAAAATCTGTTATCTTATAATAGCCTGATCCCGTTCAGGGCCAAGACCTATTATAGTTACTTTTACACCACCCAGATTTTCAATAAACTCAACATATTTCTTAGCATTTTCAGGAAGTTGGTCATATTCCCGTACATCTGAAATATCCTCTTCCCAACCGGGAAGTTCTTCATAAATAGGTTCTACATCAGCAATAATATTTTGATCCATCGGAAAATCAGTGATAATTTTATCACCATACTTATATGCAGTACAAACCTTTATAGTCTCAAAACCGCTTAAAATGTCCAGTTTAGTCAAAGCAATTTGAGTCAAACCATTTACACGAATAGCATGCCTTAAAATTGGTCCATCAAACCAACCACACCGACGGGGACGACCAGTAGTAACACCATATTCATGACCTCTCTCCCTCAATATATCTCCTAATTCATTATTAAGTTCTGTGGGGAAAGGTCCTGCTCCAACACGGGTCACATATGCTTTGGCCACACCAATTACTTCATGAATATAAACCGGGCCAATACCAGCACCAGTACAAACACCGCCAGCCGTTGGATTAGAAGAGGTAACATATGGATAAGTTCCATAATCTATATCAAGCAGGGTTCCCTGTGCTCCTTCGAAAAATACACTTTTACCCGCTTTATTACACTCATCAATAATTATTGAAGTATTCGTGACATGGTTACGCAGTTTTTCTATATAGGGCCGATAGGTTTTGATAATTTCTTCAGCATCCATCGGATCGCCACCATATACCCTGGTAATCAACAGATTGGTAAACTCCAGATTCATCTTTAATTTTTGTCTAAAAATTTCTTCATCCAGTAAATCAGCCATTCGAATACCCCTGCGTGCTACTTTATCTGTATAAGCTGGCCCGATTCCTTTTTTAGTTGTACCTATTTTGTTAGCACCTTTCCGTTCTTCTTCTAACTGATCCAATAAAAGATGGTATGGCATAATTACCTGGGCACTTTCACTAATAAAGAGATTATCTGTGGAAACTCCTCGTTTCTCAAGTTCGACCATCTCTTTAACTAAAGCTTCAGGATTAATAACTACACCATTACCAATTATATTTTTCTTTTCAGGATATAAAATCCCCGAAGGAATCAGATGAAGCTCAAAACGCTCAGAACCTACAATCACAGTATGACCTGCATTATTTCCACCGCTGAATCGGACCACCACATCTGCGGATTTAGCAAGCATGTCGGTAATTCGTCCTTTACCCTCATCGCCCCATTGGGTCCCCACCACAACCGTGTTCTTCATTTTAAAATCCTCCTATCACTCTTAAGATAAAAGACCAAGTCGTCTAAAAATTGTATCAACATGAACAAGATAATCTTCATATTTAAAGATTTCATCCAATTCTTCTGGAGTTAAATAATTCATCACCCGTTCATCTTCTAACAAAAGTTGTTTAAACTCAACACGCTCTTCCCACGCCTTGAGAGCATTAGATTGTACATAAGAATATGCTTCTTCTCTTAAAAGACCTTTCTCTACTAAAGCCAACATCACTTTCTGCGAAAAGACCAGACCAAGCGTCCGTCCCAGATTCTCTAACATTCTATCTTTATTAACCTTCAACTCTTTTATTACAGCGGTAAATTTCTTTACCATATAATGAACCAGAATAGTGCTATCAGGGAGTATAACCCTTTCTGCCGAAGAATGGGTAAGATCCCGTTCATGCCAGAGAGGCATATTCTCAAAACCTACCATAGCATTAGCACGCACCACTCTGGAAAGACCTGAAATCCTTTCACTAACAATGGGATTTTTCTTATGGGGCATGGCGGATGAACCTTTCTGTCCTTTTTTGAAAGCCTCTTCCACTTCCAATAAGTCCGTCCTCTGCAAATTCCTAATTTCAGTTGCAAATTTGTCTAATGAAGAAGCAATATTGGCCAGAACGCTTAAGAAAAATGCATGGCGATCCCGTTGAATGATCTGGGTACTGATAGGAGCAGGCTTAAGATCAAGCCTTTCACAAACCATCTCTTCGACTTTGGGATCGATATTAGCATAAGTGCCTACAGCCCCGGATAACTGACCAACAGCAATTTCAGCTACCGCATCTTCCATCCGTTTAATCTGGCGTTTTATCTCTTCAAACCAGACTGCTAATTTAAGGCCAAAAGTAATAGGCTCACCATGAACCCCATGAGTACGCCCAACCATTAATGTATCTTTATGCTCCAAAGCTTTTTCTGCAATAGCATCACGTAACTGCTTCAGTTCTTCAATGATCTGCTCTCCAGCTTCTTTTAATAACAAAGAAGTTGCAGTATCTTTCACATCACTGGAGGTTAAACCCATATGCAGATATTTAGATTCATCACCTAGATTCTCATTAACCGCTTCTAAAAATGCCAACATATCATGACGCGTCCGCTTTTCTATCTCATGAATCCGCTCTATAGAAAATTTTGCATTAGCTCTAATTTTCTTTGCTGCCTCTTTTGGAATTTGCCCTAGATCTGCCATCACTTCAGCTGTAACTATCTCAATCTCCAGCCATTTCTGAAATACGTTTTCTTCACTCCAGATCCGGGCCATCTCAGGCAAAGTATAACGTTCAATCATCTAAAAAATCCCTCCAGTCACCTTAGACCTCTCTATACTTAAAGATACCCTATAAACATAAAATTAACCCAAATAGAGAGGCTTCTATTTAGGGTACATATAAACCATATCTAATGCCGTTTATATTTTTTTTTGACCATATGTATATTATCAAAAATAGCTGGTCTTGTCAAGAAAACATCGAATTATCTTTGAAATTTTGTTAAAAATGTTCGTGTATTTTCGCTAAAGTAAAAAAACTACTGAAATAATTTTCGACATTTATTTATGATTAAACTGCAAAAAACTAATTTTAAGCAACATAGAAATTTTTCGATAAACCATCTTAACGAGATTTCTGTTGAACTTTAGATAATTCGAAAAATTTCTTTTGAAGCAAAAATTAGTTTTTTGCAATTTAATCATGAGCTTGTTGACAAACCTTTCTTTTTTAGAGACTTGCCCGTGTACTGCCAGAAAAACTAAATATAATTTCTGAAGCATATAAGTCAAGGCTTAAAGTCAGGAGGGCAGAGCGTCCGGTAGCGGAAGAACTTATATTTAGTTTTTCTATTCCTCTGTGGGAGCAAGTTATGTGCACCTCCCTTTTTTCAACAGCCTGATTTATTCTTTTTTATTAATCCCAATCCCTCCATAAGGGATGCAAACTCCTCCAAATTCAATTGCTGATGTGCATCTGAACGGGCAATGGCCGGATTGTTATGTACCTCTACCATAAGACCATCTGCACCTGCTGCTAACGCTGCTTTAGAAATAGGCAGAATTATATCTTTTCGTCCAGTAGAGTGACTCACATCCACAATCACCGGCAAATGGGTCTTTAACTTTAAAATAGGGACTGCCGATAAATCAAGGGTATTACGGGTCCAATGTTCAAAGGTTCTAATCCCCCGTTCACAGAGGATAATTTGAGTATTTCCCCTGGCATAAATGTATTCAGCAGCCAGCATCAGCTCTTCTAAAGTGGCCATAAAACCCCGTTTTAAAAGAACCGGTTTTTTTGCATTTCCCACTTCTTTTAATAACTCAAAATTTTGCATATTCCGCGCACCGATCTGGAATATATCTACATATTCTTCTGCTAACTCCAACTGTTCAGCACTCATCACCTCAGAAACTACTTTCATTCCATATTCATCTGCCACTTCCCGCATAAGTCGCAAACCTTCCCGGCCCAGGCCCTGGAAACTGTAGGGTGATGTCCGGGGTTTAAAGGCACCGCCGCGTAAAAAAGAAACTCCCAAACGATTCAATTCTGAAGCCACTGCTTTCATTTGTTCCCTGCTTTCTACAGCACACGGGCCAGCAATCATGACAGGTATTTTTCCACCGATTACTAAATCCCCAACTACAATTTTTGTATCCTCTTTTTTCATCTCTCTACTTACTAAAAGCTGCTCTTCTGTCTCTTTTTCCTGGAGTTTTAGAGATGCTTTGGCAATCTCTTTAAATAGGTGCACAATAGTCTCATCGGAAAATGGCCCGGAATTTTTTTCTGTCAATTTTTCAAACATCTCCTGCTCCCGTTCTGGATCATAAAAAGGCAAATTATTCTCTTTTTTAATCCGTCCAATTTGCTGTACGATCTCTGCCCTTCGATTCAATAACTCTAATAATTGATCATTAATTAAATCCAACTCTTTTCGTAATTTTTCAATTTGTTGAAGTGTCATAAAGGAGTTTCACCTCCAATTATATTTTATAATTCTACTACTACATAAGCGAATTTCATAAAAATAAAGCTTGATATATCAACGTTTTTCAGAAATAAAAGAAAGACTTCACCCCTATTATGTCGAATATATTGGTAACCAAACCCAAAAAACAACAAGGGGTGAAGTCACTATTGAAATATATTCGACAAGAACTTTTATTATCCTTTGAAGATTTAATGGAATTACAGCCAGAAACAAAGCTTGAGTTGATCTTTAAAAATATCAATTTTTCTGAACTAGCAAAAAATATAGCACCAAAATCTAATAGAGATCCAAATGGCTATAATCCTATTCCAATCATTAGAGTTTTACTGGCTCAACAAATCAAAAAGATTCCTACAAAAGTTAATCTTGTAAGAAACTGAAGAAAGATCTAGTTTTTTTGATACATTTACAGCTTTAATGTTTTTGGCAATAACTAGTAAAGCTACATTTAGTAGGTATTATAAGAAACTTAATAAAAATAAGACTCTTTCATAATTCACTTTTTATCAAAAAAAGCGAAAAGCACTATAGTAAAAATATAGAGATATCTTATCTATAATCAAGCACAACCAACCAATTACCAATAATTATTATCTGGTTTTAGATAAACTACCCCTTTGGTCTTATAGTTATATTTTTAAATGGATTTATTCATCTTTAAACTGATTTATCTAATACCAAATCACTTTTACAAGTGATAAGAATTAGCCATTATTAAAGCTATGCAACTTAACAGTATATGGACTCTAACTTTTTTTAAACTCATTACCATTATATTTTCTAGGTTAAGATGTTTCTTTAATCTTAAAAAACACCGTTCTACACTGGTCCGCTTGTTGTAAATCTCTTTTCACTTTTTTGACCAGCGGTATGGAGTGGGAACATACCTGGGATCATCTTTAACTTTTAGCTTTACTAAAACTCCATAGTTTAATTTTGAACACCAAGTAGTTCCATGTATGCAATCAACTTTACCCAAAACATACGGACATCCGAACCTATTACAACTTTTTTCATGACCCTAGTAAACCATTTTATAACCACCACTTCATACAGGAATTCTGTCAAAATCATAGTATCCTTCCGGTAGTTGACTGGCATTTCTTTTATTAATGAGAATGAAAACCTGGCCTTTATAAATCTGGTAAATTTCTTGATAAATGTTTAGCCAATCGTATCCGGAGTCCACTACCCAATTCTTAGGGACTTTGTAACCCTTTTCTTTACACCTTCGATAAATTTCGTATACTAAAGGTATTGTAAATTCACCATCTACTTTACTCGCCTGTGAAAGAATTAAAACAATTGGAAACTCACTTACGTAATCTACAGCTACATACAATTTCCAACCAAGCTTTTTTGATTGCCATGTGAGTCATTTTTTGAATTCCAATTAGGGGTATTCTGATTACTTTCATCGATCTACTGTATCTGGCAAAGTAAAAATGGAGCATTTGGTCAAGTAGTTATACAAAAAATATTCAAATTACAGCTTTACATGGAGAAAAGGGTATGATAAGCTAATAGCCTGGCAAATTAACTTCTGCCCGCATTTGTCTTAAATCATAACCTTAGAGGCTCTATGTCAAGCTGTAATTTGAATTACATTTGATGAATAAAAATACGGCCAAATGCGGGATTTTTATATAGCCAAAAACATCTCCTTTTTTGGTTTTGCTTTCTCATAAGAGGTTAAGTCTATTACATTTATAGCGATTGTTTCTGTATTCATTATGCCTAGTTGAATGGCGTTATTAACTAAATTTAAGTAAAGCTCTTCTAAACATTTATTTTGCTAATTTTACTGTAAATATTTACTAAAAGACGCTTCACTCGGTACTCTTCCAATAACACTGAATCTATAAACATATCGAAAAACAGGGTTAGTTCTCAAACGTCTTACTAACGCTGATCGTGTCAGAATATTTTCAATCTATTGAGCAAATAGTACACGAACAATTGGTGCCAGATCATAACCAGTCAGGCCTCTTGTTATATTTGATTCAATAGTTTTTTCTACCAATGAAAGAGCACCATTTCAAAAAATTAGTTCTAACTTTGTTTCAGATTGTAACTTCATTAAGTCATCAAATGAATATTAAAGATTGTTTTCATGTAACTTAGCCCCCTTATTGAAATTGATTTGGGTTACCAAATATATTCGACAAAATAAGGATGAGGTCTTTTTTCCTAAAAAACCTTGATATTTCAAGTTTCATTTTTATGATATTTACTTAATCATTAATTACAATATCAAAAAAGAAATTTGTATTCAAGTTTTAGCCTGTTAGCAGTACTCAATATTATGTGTAAATAAAAATACAATTAACAGCTCGAGAATTAAAACAATAGCTGAGAAAATTATTTACTTGAAAGTTACTGATTATAACGCCAAAATAGAGTAACAGAATAATGATTGGATTTTTAAATGTTAATGAACAATTAAAAGCGTTATTTATCTTGAGAATTTATTTTCACAAAATTCTTATCATCATCAAATATCTTATCCATGATTGCCCTTTAAGATTTCACGAATAATGAGACGGGTAAAATTTAAACTATAAATTATAAAAAACCCTTTAATCAGAAAATTTTGATAACCTTTCACATGGAAACTGAAAATCTTTATGTAAAATTTACCGAAAACTAATATTCCATATATTATAAAAAATTTATGTAATATAAATGTTAAAAATTTATAAATAGTAATCCATTTAGGCTTTTTAAATTCTGTTTTTTCTCTTAAAAATCTATATCCATCACCTCTAGCAGCAGGAATTAACATAATTGAAATTACATAAAAAGAATAGTATATATTTAAAAGTATTACATCAGTATTTAACAGAAAATTAATCCATATTAATATCGATAAATAAATTGATTGAAAATAAAGACCTCCAATTATAATTCGAGATCGTATATGATTAGTGTAATTTTCAGTTTTCGGAATTTCAGTAAAAATAAATGGCATATTTTTTTTTATACCCAACTTAATACCATTAGGTTTAATTCCATAATATATAGCTATGGTTACATGTCCTAACTCATGAAATATTATACCTAATAAATATAATATAAGGAAATATCCAAACTGAGTTAAGCTTATATTAAAAATATCAAGAAATTTAAATTCAAAAAAAGCAAAATATAAAAATGAATTTATTACAATCAATAACATGTAAGTTTGCACCTTAGGATTACCTAACCAAATTAATTTTTGACATATAAATATAGTAAGTTGTTTTGATAAAATGTTTTTTGTTTTTGTATAATTTTTCTTTCCTACTGTCAAAAGACCATTTTTATAAAACATTTGAAATATATAATTACCTACTTCCTCTACTGATAAGTCATAATTAATAATATTATTAAATTTTTGAGTAATCTCTTCAATTGTACTATTCCCATCAATTAAATTTAATAAAATCATTCCTTCTTCTGATAAACGAAATATAAATTTTTTATTATCTATTATAACTTTAATCGTATATGGTAATTTGTTTTTTTTGGTATTTTTATAAATCTCAATATTTTTAACTAATTTAGGAACAAAATCCTTTGTTATCTTCATTTATATCACTCCAACACTTTTTCATATTGCTCTATAATATATTTAATCACTTTTGAATCATCAATATGAAATTCCTTCTTAATATTTTCTTTTAAAGACATATCATTTTTTTGATCCAAAAGAAAAATTTTAAATAAATCTTTACCGATTTTTTTTAATTTTCTATTGTTATATATATAGTAATTATATTCTTTGTTTTTTACTATAAAAGGAAAATAACTATTTTGTAAATTAAATTTTAAGGGAAAATATACTTGATTATTGGGTTCCTTTTTAATAAATTCAGTAAATATAGGTTTACAGACTTCATAAAAAGTAACTATATTGATATAATCACGTTTATTTTTTTGCCATTCACAATAACGCTTAAGATCACTAATGTTAAGACATT from the Anoxybacter fermentans genome contains:
- the purE gene encoding 5-(carboxyamino)imidazole ribonucleotide mutase; this encodes MEKPLVGIVMGSDSDLPIMKDAAVILEELGLSYEMTIISAHRTPERAEEYARTAAERGIKVIIAGAGKAAHLAGVLAAYTPLPVIGVPILTSSLGGADSLYSMVQMPKGVPVAVVALNGAFNAGILAAQMIGTGNLKIREAIECYKEEMKAKVNEKARKLERIGYEAYLEEVK
- the purD gene encoding phosphoribosylamine--glycine ligase; the protein is MKILVIGSGGREHALVWKLAQSPKTTRIYCAPGNGGIGRMAELVPLPVDDLDGLVEWARKEQIDLTVVGPEVPLALGIVDCFEKAGLRIFGPSKAAARLEGSKSFAKNLMQKYGIPTATYQVFTDPGEAKAYIKKKGTPIVIKADGLAAGKGVVVARDLETALRAVEELMEDEKFAEAGKKVVIEEFLQGVEVSLLALTDGSAVLPMTPVHDHKAVYDGDKGPNTGGMGAFSPSHLVDDNLVTRIKSEILEPTISALAKEGIIYRGVLYAGLMLTEEGPKVLEFNARFGDPETQVILPRLKNDLIEVMEAVIDGKLADLELTWKENKALTVILASGGYPLAYEKGKLIYGLDQKGQVQDEDVIIFHAGTKYVDGKWLTNGGRVLGVTALGKDFADAKKKAYDVVKRISFEGQHYRRDIGDKAVNNL
- a CDS encoding adenylosuccinate synthase — encoded protein: MKNTVVVGTQWGDEGKGRITDMLAKSADVVVRFSGGNNAGHTVIVGSERFELHLIPSGILYPEKKNIIGNGVVINPEALVKEMVELEKRGVSTDNLFISESAQVIMPYHLLLDQLEEERKGANKIGTTKKGIGPAYTDKVARRGIRMADLLDEEIFRQKLKMNLEFTNLLITRVYGGDPMDAEEIIKTYRPYIEKLRNHVTNTSIIIDECNKAGKSVFFEGAQGTLLDIDYGTYPYVTSSNPTAGGVCTGAGIGPVYIHEVIGVAKAYVTRVGAGPFPTELNNELGDILRERGHEYGVTTGRPRRCGWFDGPILRHAIRVNGLTQIALTKLDILSGFETIKVCTAYKYGDKIITDFPMDQNIIADVEPIYEELPGWEEDISDVREYDQLPENAKKYVEFIENLGGVKVTIIGLGPERDQAIIR
- the purB gene encoding adenylosuccinate lyase — its product is MIERYTLPEMARIWSEENVFQKWLEIEIVTAEVMADLGQIPKEAAKKIRANAKFSIERIHEIEKRTRHDMLAFLEAVNENLGDESKYLHMGLTSSDVKDTATSLLLKEAGEQIIEELKQLRDAIAEKALEHKDTLMVGRTHGVHGEPITFGLKLAVWFEEIKRQIKRMEDAVAEIAVGQLSGAVGTYANIDPKVEEMVCERLDLKPAPISTQIIQRDRHAFFLSVLANIASSLDKFATEIRNLQRTDLLEVEEAFKKGQKGSSAMPHKKNPIVSERISGLSRVVRANAMVGFENMPLWHERDLTHSSAERVILPDSTILVHYMVKKFTAVIKELKVNKDRMLENLGRTLGLVFSQKVMLALVEKGLLREEAYSYVQSNALKAWEERVEFKQLLLEDERVMNYLTPEELDEIFKYEDYLVHVDTIFRRLGLLS
- a CDS encoding bifunctional 3-deoxy-7-phosphoheptulonate synthase/chorismate mutase — translated: MTLQQIEKLRKELDLINDQLLELLNRRAEIVQQIGRIKKENNLPFYDPEREQEMFEKLTEKNSGPFSDETIVHLFKEIAKASLKLQEKETEEQLLVSREMKKEDTKIVVGDLVIGGKIPVMIAGPCAVESREQMKAVASELNRLGVSFLRGGAFKPRTSPYSFQGLGREGLRLMREVADEYGMKVVSEVMSAEQLELAEEYVDIFQIGARNMQNFELLKEVGNAKKPVLLKRGFMATLEELMLAAEYIYARGNTQIILCERGIRTFEHWTRNTLDLSAVPILKLKTHLPVIVDVSHSTGRKDIILPISKAALAAGADGLMVEVHNNPAIARSDAHQQLNLEEFASLMEGLGLIKKNKSGC